One window of Aliarcobacter lanthieri genomic DNA carries:
- a CDS encoding flagellar hook-basal body complex protein yields MIGALWTGISGLAAHQTALDNESNNIANVNTVGYKAGRISFADQVYQNKIGKGSFVQDAEKIFVTGGSKITGVEYDVALQGDGFFTVINKNTLGTAETFYTRAGNFRMGESGTLQTADGYEVQGWAMSSIDTKNDVISTNPNATRFTEAYTKNLGNTIVRHGDYIETITSKATNYSETAKSDNTSVFSGAGAKTKASKLKDIDLALADYNAWLQKYKDDPTLPSQGSISQVSQIDFGTGVYPDSLLGADGSSIRVVINGAVYTQEYIPTKSTSDWREQLWNSLPTSPVDERALYNLVDPAVLEAMPTATEADRAAKDAEVAKYDQLAGKINTYKAMADKISNSGSGGLVAYMAVNRLNPTESGLTDSGMYEESTSLSDMLRGTIQIKGLIPGKEFKITEVSETAGESVNTSKKGSFQTTATAVAGSGKAAIDAARDTLSRLITGNQQSVYTTQDLYGSLGSTTRAYEFSIDIYDKNLGYNIPVPNDGNVPPQALPIAIPAGATLDDIVDAINNSTTASGPQLGDYLVAKNVNGNLVIETNSSNYDVEFDAKLSYTDASAVPPVTNPTFIEVNPDYSGRKGAGGEFMEIVTRVDQTSTQSSLQLRLDALGISDNKFGAFNIDDTGLITINEGGVLYAVGQVSIARFTNNRGLEAVGNNNFQKTQESGNAIYSINNNNTSGVMGKALEISKADLSESLVNLMVFQRAFEANAKSITTSDELLSTLINLKR; encoded by the coding sequence ATGATAGGTGCATTATGGACTGGAATATCAGGATTAGCAGCACATCAAACAGCTTTAGACAACGAATCAAATAACATAGCAAATGTTAATACAGTTGGATATAAAGCAGGAAGAATCTCATTTGCAGATCAAGTTTACCAAAATAAAATAGGTAAAGGATCATTTGTGCAAGATGCAGAAAAAATATTTGTAACTGGTGGTTCAAAAATTACTGGTGTAGAATATGATGTGGCACTTCAAGGTGATGGTTTTTTCACTGTAATAAATAAAAATACCTTAGGAACAGCAGAAACTTTCTATACAAGAGCTGGAAATTTCCGAATGGGAGAGAGTGGAACACTACAAACAGCAGATGGATATGAAGTACAAGGTTGGGCTATGAGTTCAATTGATACAAAAAACGATGTAATAAGTACAAATCCAAATGCTACAAGATTTACGGAAGCTTACACAAAAAATCTTGGGAATACTATAGTTAGACATGGGGATTATATAGAAACTATAACTTCAAAAGCTACAAATTATAGTGAAACAGCAAAGTCAGATAATACTTCTGTATTTAGTGGTGCTGGAGCAAAAACAAAAGCTTCAAAACTAAAAGATATAGATTTGGCATTAGCTGATTATAATGCTTGGCTTCAAAAATATAAAGATGATCCAACTTTACCATCTCAAGGCTCTATATCTCAAGTATCTCAAATAGATTTTGGAACTGGAGTTTATCCTGATTCTCTTCTTGGAGCAGATGGAAGTTCAATTCGAGTAGTTATAAATGGAGCTGTTTATACTCAAGAATATATTCCAACAAAATCTACATCAGATTGGAGAGAGCAACTTTGGAATTCTCTTCCTACATCTCCAGTTGATGAAAGAGCTTTATATAATTTAGTAGATCCAGCAGTACTAGAAGCTATGCCTACAGCAACAGAAGCAGATAGAGCTGCAAAAGATGCTGAAGTGGCAAAATATGATCAGCTTGCAGGTAAAATAAATACATATAAAGCTATGGCAGATAAAATCTCAAATTCAGGTTCAGGTGGACTTGTAGCATATATGGCTGTAAATAGACTAAATCCTACTGAAAGTGGATTAACTGATAGTGGAATGTATGAAGAGAGTACAAGTTTATCAGATATGTTAAGAGGTACTATTCAAATTAAAGGTTTAATTCCTGGAAAAGAGTTTAAAATAACAGAAGTTAGTGAAACAGCAGGTGAAAGTGTTAATACTTCTAAAAAAGGTTCTTTTCAAACAACAGCTACTGCAGTTGCTGGTTCTGGAAAAGCAGCTATTGATGCCGCAAGAGATACACTTTCAAGACTTATTACTGGGAATCAACAAAGTGTATATACAACACAAGATTTATATGGTTCTTTAGGAAGTACTACTAGAGCATATGAATTTAGTATAGATATATATGATAAAAATTTGGGATATAATATTCCTGTTCCAAATGATGGAAATGTACCTCCTCAAGCGCTTCCTATTGCAATTCCAGCAGGAGCAACATTGGATGACATAGTAGATGCTATAAATAATTCAACAACAGCTTCTGGACCACAATTAGGTGATTATTTAGTTGCTAAAAATGTAAATGGTAATTTAGTAATAGAGACAAATAGTTCAAATTATGATGTTGAGTTTGATGCTAAACTTTCATATACAGATGCAAGTGCAGTACCTCCTGTAACTAATCCGACTTTTATTGAAGTAAACCCAGATTATTCTGGAAGAAAAGGTGCTGGTGGAGAATTTATGGAAATTGTTACTAGAGTTGACCAAACTTCAACTCAAAGTAGCCTTCAATTAAGACTTGATGCTTTAGGTATTTCTGATAATAAATTTGGAGCATTTAATATAGATGATACAGGTCTTATTACTATAAATGAAGGTGGAGTTTTATATGCTGTAGGACAAGTTTCTATTGCTAGATTCACAAATAATAGAGGACTTGAGGCAGTAGGAAATAATAATTTCCAGAAGACTCAAGAATCTGGAAATGCAATTTATAGTATTAACAATAATAATACATCTGGAGTAATGGGAAAAGCTTTAGAAATAAGTAAAGCAGATTTAAGTGAAAGCTTAGTAAACCTAATGGTATTCCAAAGAGCATTTGAGGCAAATGCAAAATCAATTACAACTTCAGATGAGTTGTTAAGTACACTTATTAACTTAAAAAGATAA
- a CDS encoding FliH/SctL family protein: MAENVYSTAKVVRTDDNIQKFELSSFNKKNLKVDKEESQHFVPLKIGDEEVEQTAKVQNIEEEKHTLKEHVNIVDNSEVLEKIEPIFLEFEKLTQKIEQVSQKVTMIEQDAITKGKDLDAQVVKAIKDLKQYATFFEQATFQLESKLLKTSITIAQKIINIEVGENSTKIAKQTINQLLLKLKNASKVKIHLNPKDYYILKKDLELEPFIELSEDANVVAGGVVIASDLGNYDGSIEAKVSSMLESLDLVI; the protein is encoded by the coding sequence ATGGCTGAAAATGTATATTCAACTGCAAAAGTAGTAAGAACTGATGATAATATACAAAAATTTGAATTATCTAGTTTTAATAAGAAAAACTTAAAAGTAGATAAAGAAGAATCTCAACATTTTGTACCATTAAAAATTGGCGATGAAGAAGTTGAACAAACTGCTAAAGTTCAAAATATTGAAGAAGAAAAGCATACTCTTAAAGAGCATGTAAACATCGTAGATAATAGTGAAGTACTTGAAAAAATAGAACCAATATTTCTAGAATTTGAGAAATTAACTCAAAAGATTGAACAAGTGTCACAAAAAGTTACAATGATTGAACAAGATGCTATAACAAAGGGAAAAGATTTAGATGCACAAGTTGTAAAAGCTATAAAAGATTTAAAACAATATGCAACATTTTTTGAACAAGCAACTTTTCAGTTAGAAAGTAAACTTTTAAAAACATCTATTACTATTGCACAAAAAATTATAAATATTGAAGTAGGTGAAAACTCTACAAAAATCGCTAAACAAACTATAAATCAATTGCTTTTAAAACTTAAAAATGCTTCAAAAGTTAAAATTCATCTTAATCCAAAAGATTATTATATCTTAAAAAAAGATTTAGAATTAGAACCTTTTATAGAACTTTCTGAAGATGCTAATGTTGTAGCAGGGGGAGTTGTTATTGCTAGTGATTTAGGAAATTATGATGGAAGTATTGAAGCAAAAGTATCTTCAATGCTTGAATCCTTAGATTTAGTAATATAA
- a CDS encoding flagellar hook assembly protein FlgD has translation MADNSMTVNSATDAYGNQYTQSISNDQLTTNDFLKLMIEELKLQDPTKPMDSSKMLSTQMQMSTLNSNMEMIKALQSIQTAFTQSSLSTATGIIGRGVENGSTYEDGSTKGYTVGSIEMKDGEVIVVAYEYLYTHSGVKLTEGEGEDAKSKDIVYDVDGNIYDENGKKTGETIVLDGPGVPKLEDGKLIIKDKDGKTLEEHKYELSGNDGNIYSKNPTEFPFSSITKVY, from the coding sequence ATGGCAGATAATAGTATGACAGTAAATAGTGCAACAGACGCATATGGTAATCAATACACTCAAAGTATAAGTAATGATCAATTAACAACAAATGATTTTTTAAAGCTTATGATTGAGGAGCTTAAACTTCAAGATCCTACAAAGCCTATGGATTCATCTAAAATGTTATCAACACAGATGCAAATGAGTACATTAAATTCAAATATGGAAATGATTAAAGCTTTACAATCGATTCAAACAGCATTTACTCAATCATCACTTTCTACAGCAACTGGAATTATTGGAAGAGGAGTTGAGAATGGTTCAACTTATGAAGATGGTTCAACAAAAGGTTATACGGTTGGCTCTATCGAAATGAAAGATGGAGAAGTAATAGTTGTAGCCTATGAATATTTATATACTCACTCTGGAGTAAAATTAACAGAAGGTGAAGGTGAAGATGCAAAGTCGAAAGATATAGTATATGATGTAGATGGAAATATATATGATGAAAATGGTAAAAAAACTGGAGAAACTATAGTTTTGGATGGACCAGGAGTTCCAAAACTTGAAGATGGAAAATTAATAATAAAAGACAAAGATGGAAAAACATTAGAAGAACATAAATATGAGTTAAGTGGAAATGATGGTAATATCTACTCTAAAAATCCTACTGAATTTCCATTTTCTTCAATTACTAAAGTTTACTAA
- a CDS encoding flagellar hook-basal body complex protein: MIGAMWKGMSGIYQQDRGIAVESNNLANSNTVGHKKDQITFSDLLYNNGMGYGVGSQSISKQFQQGQIVGTGVGIDVALEGQGFFIVRSRENPDEIFYTRAGNLVQAKDGFLVNQDNYKMQGLVPQSRLTSSTNPADTIFTDQFTKNIVSTNISNSLGTIYNINARTTDYVSSAKDDDISLKGDNYKSSQSKINDIDALREDYINKLKEYQLTPNVPEVASQTQKSQVDFSSKISSLVPEGNKLTITIENKTFSIEFDHNGNINQEDMENLYNFLDDSGRTKYGLVNPSTIPTQADIDSMPITTPEEIQAKLDKQTLRDDYIAAYSNANSLIKAMQDLSDKISAYSGFTSSAKSGTIEIESLIQGKEFKISEIKLNDEKLKSTNTQEAIKGSGMSMIDSAKEALKSAVEKADAKYLEITNVLDYADLSTIGMTDINVRLDILGLTDKEVADVEISDDGFIFVKSGDNKFLVGRLSTAAFRNEQGLNPAGGNLYSKTDLSGNPFNADTMNTIKGKSLERANIDYGTTLTQIMVYQKAFEANSKSITTSDEFLQTAIGLIK, from the coding sequence ATGATAGGTGCAATGTGGAAAGGAATGTCAGGTATTTATCAACAAGATAGAGGAATAGCTGTTGAGTCAAACAATCTAGCAAATTCTAATACAGTTGGACATAAAAAAGATCAAATAACTTTTTCAGATTTGTTGTATAATAATGGTATGGGATATGGAGTAGGAAGCCAAAGTATTTCAAAACAATTTCAACAAGGACAAATTGTAGGAACAGGAGTTGGAATAGATGTTGCACTTGAAGGACAAGGTTTCTTTATAGTGAGAAGTAGAGAAAATCCTGATGAAATTTTTTATACAAGAGCTGGAAACTTAGTACAAGCAAAAGATGGATTTTTAGTAAACCAAGATAATTATAAAATGCAAGGTTTAGTTCCTCAAAGCAGATTAACAAGTTCTACAAATCCTGCTGATACTATATTTACAGATCAATTTACAAAAAATATTGTATCAACAAATATCAGTAATAGTTTAGGAACTATTTATAATATAAATGCAAGAACAACAGATTATGTATCTTCTGCAAAAGATGATGATATCTCACTAAAAGGTGATAATTATAAGTCTTCACAATCGAAAATAAATGATATAGATGCTTTAAGAGAAGATTATATAAATAAATTAAAAGAGTATCAATTAACACCAAATGTTCCAGAAGTAGCTTCTCAAACTCAGAAATCTCAAGTTGATTTCTCTTCAAAAATATCATCTCTTGTACCAGAAGGAAATAAATTAACTATTACAATAGAAAACAAAACTTTTAGTATAGAATTTGATCATAATGGTAATATAAATCAAGAAGATATGGAAAATTTATATAACTTTTTAGATGATAGTGGAAGAACAAAATATGGTTTGGTTAATCCATCAACTATTCCAACACAAGCTGATATTGATTCTATGCCAATAACAACTCCAGAAGAAATACAAGCAAAATTAGATAAACAAACTTTAAGAGATGACTATATTGCTGCTTATTCAAATGCAAATAGTTTAATAAAAGCTATGCAAGATTTATCAGATAAAATTTCAGCATATTCTGGATTTACTTCAAGTGCAAAAAGTGGTACTATTGAAATAGAGAGTTTAATTCAAGGAAAAGAGTTTAAAATAAGTGAAATTAAGTTAAACGATGAAAAATTGAAATCTACAAATACTCAAGAAGCTATTAAAGGTTCTGGAATGTCTATGATTGATAGTGCAAAAGAAGCTTTAAAATCTGCTGTTGAAAAAGCAGATGCTAAATATTTAGAGATAACTAATGTCTTGGATTATGCTGATTTGAGTACTATTGGTATGACAGATATAAATGTAAGATTAGATATTTTAGGATTAACAGATAAAGAAGTAGCTGATGTTGAAATATCTGATGATGGATTTATCTTTGTAAAAAGTGGAGATAATAAATTTTTAGTTGGAAGATTAAGTACAGCTGCTTTTAGAAATGAACAAGGTTTAAATCCTGCTGGTGGTAATCTATATTCAAAAACAGATTTATCAGGAAACCCTTTCAATGCTGATACTATGAATACAATAAAAGGAAAATCACTTGAAAGAGCTAATATTGACTATGGAACAACACTTACTCAAATAATGGTTTATCAAAAAGCATTTGAAGCAAATTCTAAATCTATTACAACTTCAGATGAGTTTTTACAAACAGCAATAGGTTTAATAAAATAG
- a CDS encoding FliM/FliN family flagellar motor switch protein — translation MEISERVYDLLVDTEIVVDVMLGSTSISIGEFLKLTEGDIISLHKPAGSGGEIYVNSRIIGTGDIIVIDEKLAVRVQDAMDSDNVVRYFFDEHMI, via the coding sequence ATGGAAATTAGTGAAAGAGTTTATGATTTATTAGTTGATACAGAAATTGTTGTTGATGTTATGCTTGGTAGCACAAGTATATCTATTGGTGAATTTTTGAAATTAACAGAAGGTGATATAATCTCTTTGCATAAACCAGCAGGTTCTGGTGGAGAAATTTATGTAAATTCAAGGATTATAGGAACTGGTGATATAATCGTAATTGATGAGAAACTAGCAGTTAGAGTTCAAGATGCTATGGATTCTGATAATGTTGTTAGATATTTCTTTGATGAACATATGATATAA